A window of the Lactuca sativa cultivar Salinas chromosome 5, Lsat_Salinas_v11, whole genome shotgun sequence genome harbors these coding sequences:
- the LOC111896223 gene encoding proline transporter 1, with the protein MEGDPKGGHGLVSESGLVSAHTIDSDSWRQVGLLLVTGYSCGYILSFSNLMLVPLGWTWGIISLIMVAVFTAYSSWLLAGFHFVNGQRFIRYRDLMGSLFGQEMFYLTWVSQVLILLITNMGFILLGGKALKEINGEFGDTPLRLQYYIMITGAAYFVFSILVPTISSMGKWLYLSTVLTFTYIVVLLVVVIKDGLKSNRVNDYETKGNNASKIFNGFCAISAIIACNSAGIIPEIQSTLRMPAVKNMRKALHLQFSVGLAFYYGVSIAGYWAYGSSVSEYLPADLSGPKWAKILINSVVFTQSIISQHAFIAPVHEALDTKFLKLDKGIHSRENIKRLFFLRALLFVVNTVVAAALPFMGDFVNLLGSFLLIPLTFLFPSMIFIKVKGEAAKIEKIWHWAIIIVFSVLTVATTIAAVRLIVNNVAKYYLFADT; encoded by the exons ATGGAAGGTGATCCAAAGGGTGGTCATGGTCTAGTCTCTGAAAGTGGTCTTGTTTCTGCTCATACCATTGACTCTG ATTCATGGAGGCAAGTTGGGTTGCTGTTAGTAACAGGTTACAGTTGTGGGTATATTTTGAGCTTTTCAAACCTAATGTTGGTGCCTTTAGGGTGGACATGGGGCATCATCAGCCTCATAATGGTGGCTGTCTTCACTGCCTACTCTAGCTGGCTTTTAGCAGGATTTCACTTTGTAAATGGCCAACGTTTCATTAGATATAGAGATCTCATGGGCTCTCTTTTTG GACAAGAAATGTTCTACCTTACTTGGGTATCCCAAGTTTTGATCCTTCTTATTACAAATATGGGGTTCATACTTCTTGGAGGGAAGGCACTCAAG GAAATCAATGGAGAATTTGGTGACACCCCTTTAAGACTTCAATATTATATCATGATCACTGGTGCAGCGTACTTTGTGTTTTCAATTTTAGTCCCAACAATATCGTCAATGGGGAAGTGGTTGTATCTGTCAACAGTTCTTACATTTACTTACATCGTGGTTCTTCTGGTAGTTGTAATCAAGGATG GATTGAAATCCAACAGAGTAAATGACTATGAAACTAAAGGAAACAATGCTTCCAAGATCTTCAATGGTTTTTGTGCAATATCAGCCATTATCGCTTGCAATTCAGCTGGGATTATACCAGAGATTCAg TCAACTCTACGGATGCCGGCTGTTAAGAACATGAGGAAAGCTTTGCATCTACAGTTCAGTGTAGGGTTAGCGTTTTATTATGGTGTGAGCATCGCCGGATATTGGGCCTATGGTTCATCAGTCTCTGAGTATCTTCCGGCGGACTTAAGTGGACCAAAATGGGCGAAAATCCTTATAAACTCGGTGGTTTTTACACAATCCATAATTTCTCAACAT GCGTTTATCGCACCAGTTCATGAAGCCTTAGATACCAAGTTTCTGAAGCTGGATAAAGGCATACATTCTAGAGAAAACATCAAACGTTTGTTTTTTCTTCGAGCATTGCTATTCGTCGTGAACACGGTGGTGGCAGCAGCACTGCCGTTCATGGGGGATTTTGTGAACTTGTTAGGATCGTTTTTGCTGATTCCATTAACCTTCTTGTTTCCTAGCATGATCTTCATCAAG gTGAAGGGGGAAGCAGCAAAGATTGAGAAGATCTGGCACTGGGCGATTATCATTGTGTTTTCTGTCTTGACTGTAGCAACAACTATTGCTGCTGTCCGATTGATTGTAAACAATGTTGCAAAGTATTATTTATTTGCAGACACATGA